The Diadema setosum chromosome 12, eeDiaSeto1, whole genome shotgun sequence genome has a segment encoding these proteins:
- the LOC140235744 gene encoding histamine H3 receptor-like — protein sequence MDAVTSYYNEDSTLVNGTLAASSKIWGPGMIATVAAYIVFIIVTVVGNVLVILSYATDSEIRKQVANMIILNLAIADFVVGLSSLTINLSRIISGRWLFGEYACKLYTMVDYLVITISISMIVMISFDRHSLLSKQLRYTTFMSKRRVRIAIILIWIFFTSYFSLLSFGWTAFGGVKGTIDYTKYCYMEYVIDPVVTFSVTTSTTYVPLTCIAILNILIFIKIKKQWNQFKRVKVKRKVKDDPSSMSTEITTVAGDPHKLSNEAGPKKSTTKTVTQTVCMSNTSGADSELASAIDVKENIKLAMKLAILVFFFAVCCVPFEVASLSSAICGESNCISDFTFSICENLMWANSAINPILYALTNRRFRQNMKWFLCCRFLCGRK from the coding sequence ATGGACGCCGTTACATCTTATTACAACGAAGACTCGACTTTGGTCAATGGAACTTTGGCGGCATCGAGTAAGATATGGGGACCAGGCATGATCGCGACCGTCGCGGCATACATCGTCTTCATCATCGTTACCGTTGTCGGGAATGTTCTTGTTATCCTCTCCTACGCGACGGACAGCGAGATACGTAAGCAGGTGGCCAATATGATCATCCTAAACCTGGCCATCGCCGATTTCGTCGTCGGGCTGTCCTCCCTGACGATCAATCTGTCTCGAATAATCAGCGGTCGCTGGTTGTTCGGTGAGTACGCCTGCAAACTCTACACGATGGTGGATTACCTCGTCATAACAATTTCTATATCAATGATCGTTATGATTAGCTTCGATCGTCACAGTCTGTTGTCGAAGCAATTGAGATACACGACGTTCATGTCCAAGAGACGCGTGCGGATCGCCATAATCTTGATCTGGATTTTCTTCACGTCGTATTTTTCTCTGCTGTCGTTCGGCTGGACGGCTTTCGGGGGAGTAAAGGGTACGATCGACTACACGAAGTATTGCTACATGGAATACGTGATAGACCCTGTGGTGACATTTTCAGTAACCACGTCGACAACTTACGTGCCGTTGACGTGTATCGCCATCCTCAACATCCTCATCTTCATCAAGATCAAGAAGCAATGGAATCAGTTCAAGCGGGTGAAGGTTAAACGAAAGGTCAAGGACGATCCCTCATCGATGTCAACCGAGATCACCACAGTCGCTGGAGACCCACACAAGTTGTCGAACGAGGCTGGCCCGAAGAAAAGCACGACCAAGACCGTGACGCAAACCGTCTGCATGAGCAACACCTCCGGCGCCGACAGCGAGTTGGCGTCCGCCATAGACGTGAAGGAGAACATCAAGTTGGCGATGAAGTTGGCTATACTCGTCTTCTTTTTCGCCGTCTGCTGCGTCCCCTTCGAAGTCGCCAGCCTCTCCTCCGCCATTTGCGGCGAAAGCAACTGCATCAGCGATTTCACCTTCAGCATATGCGAGAACCTCATGTGGGCGAACTCAGCCATCAACCCCATCTTGTACGCGCTGACCAACAGGCGGTTCCGGCAGAACATGAAATGGTTTCTGTGCTGCCGATTCCTCTGCGGGAGAAAgtga